A portion of the Adhaeribacter radiodurans genome contains these proteins:
- a CDS encoding (2Fe-2S)-binding protein, which produces MATLSLTINNKFHTVEADPEMPLLWVIRDIVGLTGTKFGCGMAQCGACTIHLDGNATRSCVLPVSAVVGKKITTIEGISTNRTHPVQQAWIESQVPQCGYCQSGQIMSAVALLNKNVKPTNADIDAAMQGNICRCGTYPRIRQAIQAAAKKMVASNTTLKTLKDG; this is translated from the coding sequence ATGGCCACCCTTTCGCTAACAATCAATAATAAGTTCCATACCGTTGAAGCGGATCCGGAAATGCCGCTGCTATGGGTTATTCGGGATATTGTGGGTTTAACGGGTACTAAGTTTGGGTGCGGTATGGCACAATGCGGTGCCTGCACCATTCACCTGGACGGCAATGCCACCCGTTCCTGCGTATTACCCGTTTCGGCGGTAGTTGGTAAAAAAATTACTACCATCGAAGGAATTTCTACGAACCGTACCCACCCGGTACAACAAGCCTGGATTGAGAGCCAGGTTCCGCAGTGCGGTTATTGCCAATCCGGACAAATTATGTCGGCCGTTGCTCTGCTAAACAAAAACGTAAAACCCACCAACGCCGATATTGACGCTGCCATGCAGGGAAATATTTGCCGGTGCGGTACCTATCCGCGTATTCGTCAGGCTATTCAGGCCGCCGCTAAAAAAATGGTAGCTTCTAACACAACCTTAAAAACTCTGAAGGATGGATAA
- a CDS encoding tetratricopeptide repeat protein, with protein sequence MERNQTRLDQLFEFYREDPNDAFTLYAIATEYLKIDPHKAMEYYQKLLQDHENYIGTYYHAGRLHESFGEKEQAEQIYKKGMRKSQQEGNRHAYSELQQAYNRLMGLDYEDDE encoded by the coding sequence ATGGAAAGGAACCAAACCAGATTAGACCAACTTTTCGAGTTTTACCGCGAAGATCCCAACGATGCATTTACGCTTTATGCTATTGCTACGGAATACCTAAAAATTGATCCGCATAAAGCCATGGAATATTATCAAAAACTTTTGCAGGACCACGAAAACTATATAGGCACGTATTATCATGCCGGGAGGTTACACGAATCTTTCGGGGAAAAAGAACAGGCCGAGCAAATTTACAAAAAAGGAATGCGCAAAAGTCAGCAGGAAGGTAACCGGCACGCCTATTCAGAATTGCAACAAGCTTATAACCGGCTAATGGGATTGGATTACGAAGACGATGAATAA
- a CDS encoding electron transfer flavoprotein subunit alpha/FixB family protein → MSVLVFIECADGKVKKSSFEAACYGQQVAASLGTEIVAIAIGEVATEELKSLGKYGAAKVLVDEEPRLKDYVSQAYTKVVAAAAEKENASVIILSNTNIGSGIGARLAARLQACYAANVVALPEISGDTLKVKKSVFSGKAFAEENLSASTKIIAIKKNSIEVKETGSGEAAIETFTTALTDADLNGVPQETVRATGDVLLTEADIVVSGGRGMRGPENWHLIEDLAKALGAATACSKPVADVGWRPHHEHVGQTGITISPNLYIAVGISGAIQHLAGVNSSKVIVVINKDPEAPFFKAADYGIVGDIFEVVPKLIEEAKALAK, encoded by the coding sequence ATGTCGGTTTTAGTATTTATAGAATGTGCGGATGGTAAAGTAAAAAAATCTTCGTTCGAAGCAGCTTGTTATGGCCAGCAAGTGGCCGCTAGCTTAGGTACGGAGATTGTAGCAATTGCCATTGGGGAAGTAGCTACCGAAGAGTTAAAAAGCCTGGGTAAATACGGTGCAGCAAAAGTATTGGTAGATGAGGAACCCCGTTTAAAAGATTATGTGAGTCAGGCATATACCAAAGTAGTTGCCGCCGCCGCCGAAAAAGAAAATGCCTCGGTAATTATACTGTCTAATACCAATATTGGATCCGGAATTGGTGCCCGGCTAGCTGCGCGTTTGCAAGCCTGCTACGCGGCTAATGTAGTGGCCTTGCCCGAGATTTCAGGCGATACCTTAAAAGTAAAAAAAAGCGTTTTTTCCGGAAAAGCGTTTGCCGAAGAAAACTTAAGTGCTTCTACCAAGATAATCGCAATTAAAAAAAATAGCATTGAAGTAAAAGAAACTGGTTCCGGAGAAGCAGCAATAGAAACTTTTACTACTGCCTTAACCGATGCAGATTTAAATGGAGTTCCCCAGGAAACCGTGCGGGCTACCGGAGATGTATTGCTGACCGAGGCCGATATTGTAGTTTCGGGTGGGCGCGGCATGCGAGGTCCGGAAAACTGGCACTTAATTGAAGATTTGGCCAAAGCCTTGGGAGCAGCTACCGCCTGTTCTAAACCAGTAGCCGATGTGGGTTGGCGCCCACACCACGAGCACGTTGGCCAAACGGGTATTACTATTAGCCCTAATTTGTATATTGCGGTTGGTATTTCTGGTGCCATTCAGCATCTGGCGGGTGTAAACTCTTCTAAAGTAATTGTCGTTATTAACAAAGATCCGGAAGCCCCTTTTTTTAAAGCCGCTGATTACGGAATAGTAGGAGATATATTTGAGGTTGTACCCAAACTTATTGAGGAGGCGAAAGCTCTGGCAAAATAA
- a CDS encoding efflux RND transporter periplasmic adaptor subunit → MKNILMGSCLIMATAFFSGGCQQSHGEIEKSDLGFCLSDTISSMIKLDTARVQEVQNELKLSGKVTFDEQKVFKIYPLVGGNVIDVKAELGDQVKQGQVLAVIHSSEIADFEQQLTNAQSNLLLADKNLSTAEDMYKSGLTSERDYVIAQKEKSKAQAEVKRINEIFKIYNIGKASDYVVKAPASGFLVEKKINRDMQIRPDNTDNIFTISNLNDIWVLANVYETDIAKIKEGYKATISVLSYPDKVFTGKVDKIYNVLDPETRVMKVRIKLDNSDFALKPEMFANVTIHYPEDKHMVAVPARSVIFDKNRNFIMVYRKRCDIDTRPVELYKTVNQTAYVQTGLKPGETVISDYQLLVYDALND, encoded by the coding sequence ATGAAAAACATTTTAATGGGCAGTTGCCTGATAATGGCGACTGCCTTTTTTTCCGGAGGTTGCCAACAAAGCCACGGAGAAATTGAAAAAAGCGATTTGGGATTTTGCCTCTCCGACACCATCAGCAGTATGATTAAACTCGATACTGCCCGGGTACAGGAAGTACAAAACGAATTAAAGCTTTCGGGCAAAGTTACCTTCGACGAGCAAAAAGTTTTTAAAATATACCCTTTGGTAGGCGGTAACGTGATAGACGTTAAAGCAGAACTTGGCGACCAGGTAAAGCAAGGCCAGGTGCTGGCAGTAATTCACAGTAGCGAAATAGCCGATTTTGAACAGCAACTTACCAATGCCCAATCGAATCTGCTGCTTGCCGATAAAAATTTGAGCACCGCCGAAGACATGTATAAATCCGGCTTAACCTCGGAGCGGGATTATGTAATTGCCCAGAAAGAAAAAAGTAAAGCTCAGGCCGAGGTAAAGCGGATAAACGAAATTTTTAAAATTTATAACATTGGTAAGGCTTCGGATTATGTGGTAAAAGCGCCGGCCTCGGGATTTCTGGTAGAAAAAAAGATTAACCGCGATATGCAAATCCGGCCCGATAATACTGATAATATTTTTACTATTTCTAACCTGAACGATATCTGGGTTTTGGCTAATGTATACGAAACCGATATTGCTAAAATAAAAGAAGGCTACAAAGCTACCATTTCGGTTTTAAGTTACCCCGACAAAGTATTTACCGGAAAGGTAGACAAAATTTATAATGTGCTCGATCCGGAAACCCGGGTTATGAAAGTGCGGATTAAATTAGACAATTCTGATTTTGCTTTAAAACCAGAAATGTTTGCCAATGTTACCATTCACTACCCCGAAGATAAGCACATGGTGGCAGTACCGGCTAGATCCGTCATTTTTGATAAAAACCGCAATTTTATCATGGTGTACCGCAAGCGTTGCGACATTGATACCCGCCCAGTAGAATTGTACAAAACCGTAAACCAGACCGCTTACGTGCAGACCGGCCTTAAACCCGGCGAAACAGTTATTTCCGATTACCAATTACTCGTTTACGACGCTTTGAACGATTAA
- a CDS encoding xanthine dehydrogenase family protein molybdopterin-binding subunit produces the protein MDNVENTVSRRKFLKSAGLSGAFLALGFSLPNVGNAATLKKLASPAVLDLEFSPFILIDTAGKITLFNARPEMGQGTFQAMPALLAEELEVSLDQVSILPTDGRKKYGFQLSGGSSSVRTSWEPLRKAGAAVREMLVKAAAQHWQVNEADCYAENAAVYHKSSGKKLTYAELVEEASKLEVPKEPKLKDPKDFKILGKSALRPDIPAKVDGSAQFGMDVKVPGMLYASIERAPFIFGKVTNLEDANAKAIAGVKHVVVSERKMPHRSTQGVAVIADTYFAALKGRKALKVSWEPETASELSTTEYFNRLRQLSKNEGAEFLQKGNVNEGLTAAFKKIEAHYETPFLAHAPMEPENATAHVTEGACEIWAPVQAPDLAAAQVAEYLNISPENVKVHVPFLGGAFGRKAYFDYLLEAVNLSKQVKAPVKLIWTREDDTIQGPFRPGMLSAMRGGIDKNGQVIAFEHKVVGSSIVHQTQAFGGKKLKENEADEWTMESINPTDSPYKFTNAGYRFVLAETEIPIVWWRSVYSSTSAFGQESFVDELAHAAGKDPLTFRLNLLNESPRFANVLKLLGEKAKWNEKLPAGKARGIAIARSFGSICAHAVTVAKDKNGVKIEKVVSVIDCGQVVNPNTVKAQTEGNVIMGLTAAIKDGITLENGRVQQSNFHQYRVMRINETPVIEVHIMPSTEAPGGVGEPGLPPVAPALCNAVFALTGKRVRKLPFDLTNLSKV, from the coding sequence ATGGATAATGTAGAAAATACCGTTTCGCGCCGAAAATTTTTAAAATCGGCTGGTTTATCCGGAGCTTTCCTGGCGCTTGGGTTCTCCTTACCCAATGTAGGCAATGCTGCTACACTTAAAAAGTTAGCTTCTCCCGCTGTTCTGGATTTAGAGTTCAGCCCCTTTATATTAATCGATACAGCCGGTAAAATTACTTTATTTAACGCCCGACCCGAAATGGGGCAGGGTACTTTTCAGGCTATGCCGGCATTACTAGCCGAAGAATTGGAAGTAAGTCTGGACCAGGTTTCTATTTTACCCACCGATGGCCGGAAAAAGTATGGTTTTCAATTAAGTGGGGGTAGCAGTAGTGTACGCACATCCTGGGAGCCTTTACGGAAAGCCGGAGCAGCCGTGAGGGAAATGTTGGTAAAAGCCGCTGCTCAGCACTGGCAAGTAAACGAAGCCGATTGTTACGCTGAAAATGCTGCTGTTTACCACAAATCAAGCGGTAAGAAACTTACTTACGCCGAATTGGTAGAGGAAGCTTCTAAACTAGAAGTACCCAAAGAACCAAAGCTGAAAGATCCGAAAGATTTTAAAATACTTGGTAAGTCAGCTCTCCGACCGGATATTCCGGCTAAAGTAGATGGTTCTGCTCAGTTTGGCATGGATGTAAAAGTGCCCGGTATGTTATATGCTTCCATAGAAAGGGCACCTTTTATTTTTGGGAAAGTTACTAATTTGGAGGATGCGAATGCTAAAGCAATAGCCGGGGTGAAACACGTTGTAGTATCAGAAAGAAAAATGCCGCACCGTTCTACCCAGGGAGTAGCTGTAATCGCCGATACCTATTTTGCTGCCCTGAAAGGACGTAAAGCTTTAAAGGTTTCGTGGGAGCCTGAAACGGCTTCGGAACTCAGTACTACGGAATATTTTAACCGTTTGCGCCAGCTTTCTAAAAACGAAGGAGCAGAGTTTTTGCAAAAAGGTAACGTAAACGAAGGGCTTACTGCGGCCTTTAAAAAAATAGAAGCACACTACGAAACGCCATTTCTGGCCCATGCTCCCATGGAACCGGAAAATGCAACCGCTCACGTTACTGAGGGCGCTTGTGAAATATGGGCACCGGTGCAAGCTCCGGATTTAGCGGCGGCACAAGTGGCCGAATATTTAAATATTTCTCCCGAAAACGTAAAAGTACACGTTCCTTTTCTCGGCGGAGCGTTTGGCCGTAAAGCTTACTTTGACTATTTGCTCGAAGCGGTTAACTTATCGAAACAGGTAAAAGCCCCGGTAAAACTTATCTGGACCCGCGAAGACGATACTATACAAGGACCTTTCCGGCCGGGTATGCTGAGTGCCATGCGAGGGGGCATAGATAAAAACGGCCAGGTAATAGCTTTTGAACATAAAGTGGTAGGGTCTTCTATTGTGCATCAAACGCAGGCATTCGGGGGTAAAAAGTTAAAGGAAAACGAGGCCGATGAATGGACCATGGAGTCTATTAACCCAACGGATAGTCCGTATAAATTTACTAATGCTGGCTATCGGTTCGTGTTAGCCGAAACGGAAATTCCAATTGTTTGGTGGCGTTCTGTGTATAGCTCTACCAGCGCTTTCGGGCAAGAGAGTTTTGTAGATGAATTAGCCCACGCGGCTGGTAAAGACCCGTTAACTTTCCGGTTAAATTTACTAAATGAATCTCCGCGTTTTGCCAATGTGCTAAAACTACTCGGAGAAAAAGCTAAATGGAACGAGAAGCTTCCGGCTGGTAAAGCCCGGGGGATAGCCATTGCCCGATCTTTTGGTAGTATTTGTGCGCATGCTGTAACAGTAGCCAAAGATAAAAACGGCGTAAAAATAGAGAAAGTAGTTTCAGTGATAGATTGCGGCCAGGTGGTTAACCCAAATACGGTAAAAGCGCAAACCGAGGGCAACGTAATTATGGGTTTAACTGCAGCCATTAAAGATGGCATAACTTTGGAAAACGGTCGGGTACAACAAAGTAACTTTCACCAGTACCGGGTAATGCGCATCAACGAAACGCCTGTTATTGAAGTCCATATTATGCCTAGTACTGAAGCGCCAGGTGGAGTAGGAGAGCCGGGCTTGCCGCCGGTAGCACCAGCATTATGCAATGCTGTTTTTGCACTTACCGGTAAAAGAGTACGTAAGCTTCCGTTTGATTTAACTAATCTCTCAAAAGTTTGA
- a CDS encoding electron transfer flavoprotein subunit beta/FixA family protein gives MKILVCISNVPDTTTKISFTPDNKELNTAGVQFVINPYDEYALTRAIELKESQGGTVTVLNVGLADTEANIRKALAIGADDAIRVNAKPTDAFFVAQQIAQYAKEGGYDLILMGKESVDYNGFQVHGMVAELLGWPAIVPAIKLDVTGTTATLEREIEGGKEIMQVNLPLVASAQQPMSEPRIPNMRGIMTARTKPLNVVEPISSDVKTKTEAYTLPEKKSGVKLIDPANAGELITLLRNEAKVI, from the coding sequence ATGAAGATTTTAGTTTGTATAAGTAACGTTCCCGATACCACTACTAAAATTTCTTTCACTCCTGATAATAAAGAACTTAACACTGCTGGCGTACAATTCGTAATAAATCCATACGACGAATATGCCTTAACCCGGGCTATTGAACTAAAAGAAAGCCAGGGCGGTACCGTAACTGTGCTAAATGTAGGATTAGCTGATACAGAAGCAAATATTCGGAAAGCCTTAGCCATTGGCGCCGACGATGCCATTCGGGTAAATGCTAAACCTACGGATGCGTTTTTTGTTGCGCAGCAAATTGCCCAATACGCAAAAGAAGGTGGTTATGATTTAATTTTAATGGGAAAAGAATCGGTAGATTATAACGGGTTTCAGGTGCACGGAATGGTAGCCGAACTATTAGGCTGGCCAGCCATTGTTCCAGCCATTAAGCTGGACGTAACCGGAACAACAGCTACCCTGGAGCGGGAAATTGAAGGCGGAAAAGAAATTATGCAGGTAAATTTACCCTTGGTAGCCAGTGCGCAACAACCCATGAGCGAACCTCGCATTCCGAACATGCGCGGCATTATGACGGCCCGGACGAAACCTTTAAACGTTGTAGAGCCTATAAGCAGTGATGTGAAAACTAAAACCGAAGCGTACACGCTGCCGGAGAAAAAATCAGGAGTAAAGTTAATCGATCCGGCCAATGCCGGCGAACTAATTACGTTGTTAAGAAACGAAGCAAAAGTAATTTAA
- a CDS encoding TolC family protein: MQRLFLFLLFIVTCGGRLMAQTAPLSAARTDTLRVTISEAEKLFTQNNLSLLSQKIQVNAAEAAIIQARLFNNPTISVEQNIYNPQNNREFDVSKSGQLIVQVQQLFQLAGKRNKRIAVEQLNARLTEYQYFDLLRSLRFELRTSMLELSFLLQNSKIYSDRIEPVRKLVNAFETQYNKGNVALKEVTRLKALIFSLENQRLDLLTQINQHQADLGILLHVQPNVFVLPVINQKQLDQASTQLNLPELLQTATQNRFDLKIYETGIAQQEANVVYQKSLAVPDLTLGGVYDRQGSFVRDYTGLQAAISLPVFNRNQGGIKIADQLLQKSKLDYEQYQNQVEQDVVTAYNHAVTTNKLYSNFDAKFSQDFDKLMTGITSSFSKRNISLIEFIDYYETYTESISQMLQLQTNRARALEEVNFAVGTPILKLDKPN, from the coding sequence ATGCAAAGGCTTTTCCTATTTTTATTATTTATCGTAACCTGCGGAGGCCGATTAATGGCCCAAACGGCTCCTTTATCCGCAGCCCGCACCGATACCCTGCGGGTAACTATCAGCGAGGCCGAAAAATTGTTTACACAAAATAACCTTTCCCTGCTATCCCAAAAAATACAGGTAAATGCCGCCGAAGCAGCTATAATTCAGGCACGTTTATTTAATAATCCCACCATCAGCGTAGAGCAAAATATTTACAATCCCCAAAATAACCGGGAATTTGATGTGAGTAAATCCGGACAATTGATTGTTCAGGTGCAGCAATTATTTCAGTTGGCCGGTAAGCGTAATAAACGGATTGCGGTAGAACAATTAAACGCCCGCTTAACCGAATACCAATATTTTGATTTATTACGCAGCTTGCGCTTTGAATTGCGTACCTCCATGCTGGAGTTATCGTTTTTGCTGCAAAATTCAAAAATTTACTCCGACCGGATTGAACCGGTACGTAAACTGGTTAACGCCTTCGAAACCCAATACAACAAAGGTAATGTAGCTTTAAAAGAAGTTACGCGCTTAAAAGCCCTGATATTTTCGCTCGAAAATCAACGACTTGATTTGCTTACCCAAATTAACCAACACCAGGCTGATTTAGGTATTCTGCTACACGTACAACCCAATGTATTTGTATTGCCGGTAATTAACCAAAAGCAACTAGACCAGGCCAGCACTCAGTTAAACTTACCCGAATTGTTGCAAACGGCTACTCAAAACCGCTTCGATTTAAAAATTTATGAAACCGGCATTGCCCAACAGGAAGCAAATGTAGTTTACCAAAAATCCTTAGCTGTTCCGGATTTAACTTTGGGTGGCGTGTACGACCGGCAAGGTTCTTTTGTGCGCGATTATACCGGTTTGCAGGCGGCCATAAGTTTACCTGTTTTTAACCGGAACCAAGGAGGCATTAAAATCGCCGACCAACTGCTTCAAAAAAGCAAACTCGACTACGAACAGTACCAAAACCAGGTAGAACAAGATGTGGTGACGGCTTACAACCACGCTGTAACGACGAATAAACTTTACTCAAATTTTGATGCTAAATTCTCGCAGGATTTCGACAAATTAATGACTGGTATTACTTCCAGTTTTAGTAAACGAAATATTAGTCTGATAGAATTTATCGACTATTACGAAACCTACACCGAAAGCATTAGCCAAATGCTGCAATTGCAAACCAACCGGGCCCGCGCCTTAGAAGAAGTAAATTTTGCGGTAGGTACTCCCATCTTAAAATTAGATAAACCAAATTAA
- a CDS encoding bifunctional nuclease family protein: MKKIQLEILGLSSSQSQSGSFALVLGEKDGNRRLPIIIGMFEAQSIAIQIEKINPNRPLTHDLFKSFAQQVRIIVKEVLISDLKEGVFYSKIICSDGAREFELDSRPSDAIAIGLRFGVNIYTVESVLSEAGIILSDLEEEEEEEDTDLTSSSSKAEPVYESSKENIKEVSVEELNKMLIEALDKEDYERAAKIRDELNKRS, translated from the coding sequence GTGAAAAAAATTCAGTTAGAAATATTAGGATTATCATCCAGCCAGTCACAATCCGGATCATTTGCGCTGGTTTTAGGAGAAAAAGATGGTAACCGCCGGTTACCAATTATTATTGGAATGTTCGAGGCTCAATCTATTGCGATCCAGATTGAAAAAATTAATCCAAACCGGCCTTTAACGCACGATTTATTTAAGTCTTTTGCCCAGCAAGTAAGAATTATAGTAAAAGAAGTCTTGATTTCTGACTTAAAAGAAGGCGTCTTTTATTCTAAAATTATATGTTCCGATGGCGCACGCGAGTTTGAGTTGGATTCACGTCCTTCCGATGCTATTGCCATTGGTTTACGTTTTGGGGTAAATATTTATACCGTAGAAAGTGTTTTATCGGAAGCGGGCATTATTCTGAGCGACTTAGAAGAAGAGGAGGAAGAAGAGGATACCGACCTGACAAGTAGCAGCAGTAAAGCTGAACCGGTTTACGAAAGCAGTAAGGAAAATATTAAGGAGGTATCCGTAGAAGAATTAAACAAAATGTTAATTGAAGCTCTGGATAAAGAAGATTACGAGCGGGCTGCTAAAATTCGCGATGAGTTAAATAAAAGGAGTTAA